In the genome of Triticum urartu cultivar G1812 chromosome 5, Tu2.1, whole genome shotgun sequence, one region contains:
- the LOC125506016 gene encoding transcription factor MYB72-like, with the protein MGRAPCCDKASVKKGPWSPEEDATLKSYIEQNGTGGNWIALPQKIGLRRCGKSCRLRWLNYLRPNIRHGGFSDEEDRIILSLYISIGSRWSIIAAQLPGRTDNDIKNYWNTRLKKKLFGKQSRKDQRQHQFARQATNSGHKEEASEGAAGNNGFAAGAYNWHQHAMAMPSRPMPGSMVEGNRIGEGVDESIRKLLFKLGGSSFAALQAPPCLPPPMYGEAPNFVAPSVHTAPLNEGGIHCSGVLPALELDESFQFNQVKLDGLECFFGMGDQSMRWNEVSPLVCPNTTVASSSQGMQQYCLAEEPVDLGMQ; encoded by the exons ATGGGGAGAGCTCCGTGCTGCGACAAGGCGAGCGTGAAGAAGGGCCCATGGTCACCGGAGGAGGACGCCACACTCAAGTCCTACATCGAGCAGAACGGCACCGGCGGCAACTGGATCGCGCTGCCACAGAAGATTG GTCTGAGGAGGTGTGGAAAGAGCTGCCGCCTCCGGTGGCTCAATTACCTCCGGCCGAACATAAGGCACGGTGGATTCTCAGACGAGGAGGACAGGATCATCCTCAGCCTCTACATCAGCATAGGCAGCAG GTGGTCGATAATAGCTGCACAGCTGCCGGGGAGGACGGACAATGACATCAAGAACTACTGGAACACAAGGCTCAAGAAGAAGCTCTTCGGCAAACAGTCGCGCAAGGACCAGAGGCAGCACCAGTTCGCACGCCAGGCAACGAACAGCGGGCATAAGGAAGAAGCCAGCGAGGGCGCAGCCGGGAACAATGGCTTTGCTGCTGGTGCTTACAATTGGCACCAGCATGCAATGGCCATGCCGTCCCGTCCGATGCCAggttcaatggtggaaggcaatCGTATCGGAGAAGGCGTGGATGAGTCCATCCGGAAGCTTCTGTTCAAGCTAGGAGGAAGCTCTTTCGCTGCCCTGCAAGCCCCGCCGTGCCTTCCTCCACCAATGTATGGGGAAGCTCCAAACTTCGTGGCGCCATCGGTGCACACGGCCCCGCTAAACGAAGGTGGCATCCACTGTTCCGGCGTGCTGCCTGCACTGGAGCTGGACGAGAGCTTCCAATTCAACCAGGTCAAGCTGGACGGGCTGGAATGCTTCTTCGGCATGGGGGACCAGAGCATGAGGTGGAATGAAGTGAGCCCCTTGGTCTGCCCTAACACTACTGTCGCATCCAGCTCCCAAGGGATGCAGCAGTACTGCCTCGCAGAGGAGCCCGTCGACCTTGGGATGCAGTAG